In Nocardioides marinus, one DNA window encodes the following:
- a CDS encoding MBL fold metallo-hydrolase, translated as MPRVSRVSVLQVGRVRVRPDNVAGTWRPMLWWTAFSRAWTGWLPVNVVVVEHDRGVLLVDTGQSRASMEPGYHPGGLLGWAYRRQAEFVVDADDDLAARLAGLGLTPADVDTVVLTHLHQDHAGNVGLLPHARVLVSADELSLLDESRPAAHGVLPEHVAPPSVTFTPVRPTPLSTPVGPFTTGTDLYDDGTLVLLPTPGHSRGSQSLLVRRPDADPLLVVGDLTYDPSLLATERVPGTGATGQQRASTRAVNALVGAEPGLRVIAAHDPAAADRASGGHT; from the coding sequence GTGCCCCGGGTCTCACGTGTCAGCGTCCTGCAGGTCGGCCGGGTCCGTGTGCGGCCGGACAACGTCGCCGGGACCTGGCGGCCGATGCTGTGGTGGACGGCGTTCTCGCGGGCGTGGACCGGCTGGTTGCCGGTCAACGTCGTGGTCGTCGAGCACGACCGGGGCGTCCTGCTGGTCGACACCGGGCAGAGCCGGGCGTCGATGGAGCCGGGCTACCACCCGGGCGGACTGCTCGGCTGGGCGTACCGCCGGCAGGCCGAGTTCGTGGTCGACGCCGACGACGACCTCGCCGCGCGGTTGGCCGGCCTGGGGCTCACCCCGGCCGATGTCGACACCGTCGTCCTCACCCACCTCCACCAGGACCATGCCGGCAACGTCGGGCTGCTCCCCCACGCCCGGGTGCTGGTCTCCGCCGACGAGCTGAGCCTGCTCGACGAGAGCCGGCCGGCTGCGCACGGCGTCCTGCCCGAGCACGTCGCCCCGCCCTCGGTGACCTTCACACCGGTGCGTCCCACCCCGCTGTCCACCCCGGTCGGCCCGTTCACCACCGGCACCGACCTGTACGACGACGGCACGCTCGTCCTGCTGCCCACGCCCGGGCACTCGCGGGGCTCGCAGAGCCTGCTGGTGCGCCGGCCCGACGCCGACCCACTGCTCGTCGTCGGCGACCTGACCTACGACCCCTCGCTCCTGGCGACCGAACGGGTCCCCGGCACGGGCGCCACCGGGCAGCAGCGCGCCTCGACCCGGGCGGTGAACGCCCTGGTCGGCGCCGAGCCGGGGCTGCGGGTCATCGCGGCGCACGACCCGGCGGCGGCTGACCGCGCGTCGGGCGGGCACACCTGA
- a CDS encoding IS110 family transposase, translated as MDPHKRSATIEVMTGDETVIGGGRFDTDLAGFAAMRRYVNQIRPDIEDRVWAVEGCNGIGHHIAMRLLAAGEQVIDVPPKMSARARVFSTGQGRKTDATDAHSVALVGTRMSGLRPVVNDEQLAVLRLLVDRRRSLGEDHTRMISQLHALLLELIPGGAKKSLSAAQAKTLLATVRPRDVVGKTRRRVAAELITDLERVYARKKAADKELKELVAATGTSLLDLHGIGPSGAARLLVEVADITRFPNRDHFASWNGTAPIDASSGDNVRHRLSRAGNRQINRTLHIMATVQLRNDTEGRRYYDRRRADGKTPMEAMRALKRRLSNIVYRAMLDDAVRASAAAEVTGPGGQRGSDSDSSATGSQPQHRLFGQATPGPVTPQPRTPLPRVS; from the coding sequence ATGGATCCGCACAAGCGGTCGGCCACGATCGAGGTGATGACCGGCGATGAGACGGTGATCGGTGGGGGTCGGTTCGACACCGACTTGGCAGGTTTCGCCGCGATGAGGCGCTATGTCAACCAGATCCGGCCCGACATCGAGGACCGGGTCTGGGCGGTTGAGGGCTGCAACGGCATCGGTCACCACATCGCGATGCGGCTGCTTGCTGCCGGTGAGCAGGTCATCGACGTCCCACCGAAGATGTCCGCTCGGGCTCGGGTGTTCTCGACCGGGCAGGGCCGCAAGACCGACGCCACCGATGCCCACTCGGTGGCCCTGGTCGGCACCCGCATGTCGGGGCTGCGGCCGGTGGTCAACGACGAACAGCTGGCCGTGTTGCGGCTGCTGGTCGACCGCCGCCGCTCGCTCGGCGAGGACCACACGCGGATGATCTCCCAGTTGCACGCGCTGCTGCTGGAGCTGATCCCCGGTGGGGCCAAGAAGAGCCTGTCCGCGGCCCAGGCCAAGACACTGCTCGCGACTGTGCGTCCACGCGACGTCGTGGGCAAGACCCGACGCCGGGTCGCGGCCGAGCTGATCACGGACCTCGAGCGGGTCTATGCGCGGAAGAAGGCCGCGGACAAGGAACTGAAGGAACTCGTCGCAGCGACCGGCACCAGCCTGCTGGACCTGCACGGCATTGGACCTTCCGGCGCTGCGCGGCTGCTGGTCGAGGTCGCTGACATCACCCGGTTCCCCAACCGCGACCACTTCGCTTCCTGGAACGGCACCGCACCCATCGACGCCTCCTCCGGCGACAACGTGCGGCACCGACTGTCCCGGGCCGGCAACCGGCAGATCAACCGGACCCTGCACATCATGGCCACCGTCCAGCTGCGCAACGACACCGAAGGCCGGCGCTACTACGACCGCCGACGAGCCGACGGCAAGACGCCGATGGAAGCCATGCGTGCACTCAAACGACGACTCTCGAACATCGTCTACCGCGCCATGCTCGACGACGCCGTCAGAGCATCGGCGGCTGCTGAGGTGACGGGCCCGGGAGGGCAACGAGGTAGCGACTCTGACTCCAGCGCGACCGGCTCACAACCCCAACACCGGCTCTTCGGACAAGCCACTCCGGGGCCCGTCACACCCCAGCCTAGAACGCCCCTGCCACGCGTGTCTTGA
- a CDS encoding ABC1 kinase family protein, with translation MSLSLSPAHLTRYRQIAGLLVRHGRGDLVRSSGLSEVLEDEPASERVEADAERLAADLEAMGPTFVKLGQLMSSRVDLISPAYVEALSRLQDDVEPFEFEQVEDIVGSELQVRLRSVYAEFDPVPMAAASLGQVHRARLRDGREVVVKVQRPGVRERIRDDMEVLADLAALLDRHTDAGRRFGFADLLEEFRKVLVDELDYRREADNLTRMRELVAGRARIVVPEPVPDLTTSRVLTMEYVEGRKVTSLGPLGRMELDGAPLADELFAAYVDQVLDQGVFHADPHPGNVLLTPDGRLVLLDIGMIARIAPSVRDRLVKLLLALADARPEEVTRVAISLGQRLPDFDEHALGRAVAELVGRAADASLGELEIGSLVLQLTVRAGEAGLRMEPELALLGKALLNLDQVATTLDPTFEPREALQRHVTRIMQSSVRTTPAAMMATLLETKEFVEELPGRVNRAFDALGRGHFELRVDAIDEDEFLRGLHKLANVLAAAVILASMILAAAILAASSDDEGSLTSQMALAVFVLAVLGSVGMLVRIALQTRRANLGRRRGPGPS, from the coding sequence ATGTCGCTCTCCCTCTCCCCCGCCCACCTCACCCGCTACCGGCAGATCGCGGGGTTGCTGGTGCGCCACGGCCGCGGCGACCTCGTCCGCTCCTCCGGCCTGTCGGAGGTCCTGGAGGACGAGCCGGCCTCCGAGCGCGTCGAGGCAGACGCGGAGCGTCTGGCGGCCGACCTGGAGGCGATGGGTCCGACGTTCGTGAAGCTCGGCCAGCTGATGTCCTCACGGGTGGACCTCATCTCCCCGGCGTACGTCGAGGCGCTCTCCCGGCTGCAGGACGACGTCGAGCCGTTCGAGTTCGAGCAGGTCGAGGACATCGTGGGCAGCGAGCTGCAGGTGCGGCTGCGGTCGGTGTACGCCGAGTTCGACCCGGTCCCGATGGCCGCCGCGTCCCTCGGGCAGGTCCACCGCGCGCGCCTGCGCGACGGTCGGGAGGTGGTCGTCAAGGTGCAACGGCCGGGAGTGCGCGAACGCATCCGCGACGACATGGAGGTGCTGGCGGACCTCGCCGCCCTCCTGGACCGGCACACCGATGCCGGGCGGCGCTTCGGGTTCGCCGACCTGCTCGAGGAGTTCCGCAAGGTGCTCGTCGACGAGCTGGACTACCGCCGCGAGGCCGACAACCTGACACGGATGCGCGAGCTGGTCGCGGGTCGGGCCCGGATCGTCGTGCCCGAGCCCGTGCCCGACCTCACGACCAGCCGGGTCCTCACGATGGAGTACGTCGAGGGCCGCAAGGTCACCTCGCTGGGCCCGCTCGGCCGCATGGAGCTGGACGGCGCCCCGCTGGCTGACGAGCTCTTCGCCGCCTACGTCGACCAGGTCCTCGACCAGGGCGTCTTCCACGCCGACCCGCACCCCGGCAACGTGCTGTTGACGCCGGACGGACGCCTGGTCCTGCTCGACATCGGGATGATCGCCCGGATCGCCCCCTCCGTGCGCGACAGGCTCGTCAAGCTGCTGCTGGCGCTGGCCGACGCCCGCCCCGAGGAGGTGACCCGGGTCGCGATCAGTCTCGGCCAGCGGCTGCCGGACTTCGACGAGCACGCGCTGGGACGCGCGGTCGCCGAGCTCGTGGGGCGGGCGGCCGACGCGAGCCTGGGTGAGCTGGAGATCGGCTCGCTGGTCCTCCAGCTCACCGTGCGTGCGGGTGAGGCGGGTCTGCGGATGGAGCCGGAGCTGGCGCTGCTCGGCAAGGCGCTGCTGAACCTGGACCAGGTGGCGACCACCCTCGACCCGACCTTCGAGCCCCGGGAAGCGCTGCAGCGGCACGTCACCCGGATCATGCAGTCCTCGGTCCGCACCACCCCGGCCGCGATGATGGCCACGCTCCTCGAGACCAAGGAGTTCGTCGAGGAGCTGCCCGGCCGGGTCAACCGGGCCTTCGACGCCCTGGGGCGCGGGCACTTCGAGCTGCGGGTGGACGCCATCGACGAGGACGAGTTCCTGCGGGGCCTGCACAAGCTGGCGAACGTCCTGGCGGCGGCCGTCATCCTGGCCTCGATGATCCTCGCCGCCGCGATCCTCGCGGCGAGCAGCGACGACGAGGGGTCCCTGACCAGCCAGATGGCACTGGCGGTCTTCGTGCTGGCCGTGCTGGGCTCGGTAGGCATGCTGGTGCGCATCGCGCTGCAGACCCGACGCGCCAACCTCGGCCGACGCCGTGGGCCGGGGCCGTCGTGA
- a CDS encoding spermidine synthase, translating to MGKREVRLMDDGHVVLLDGRPQSHVDLDDPTRLVFDYVRRLGDVVDAIGEPGAPLRVVHVGGAGLSLPRYVAATRPGSRQTVLEPDEELTALVRRELPLPPRSGIKVRPVDGRAGVRALPDGRADLLVLDAYDDGLVPPELLTAPALADVARVLAPTGVALLNVVDRAPFPVIRSTVAGLRAVLPQLAAGMEPATRRARRPGNVLLLAGTGPVPVDAWRARSSTGLSPYQVLDGAQVSSSFGGGTPAADPDTAC from the coding sequence GTGGGGAAGCGTGAGGTCCGGCTCATGGACGACGGGCACGTGGTGCTGCTGGACGGGCGGCCGCAGTCCCACGTCGACCTCGACGACCCGACCCGGCTGGTCTTCGACTACGTGCGCCGGCTCGGTGACGTCGTGGACGCCATCGGGGAGCCCGGGGCACCGCTGCGGGTGGTGCACGTCGGCGGGGCGGGGCTGAGCCTGCCGCGCTACGTCGCCGCCACGCGACCGGGATCGCGCCAGACCGTGCTCGAGCCCGACGAGGAGCTGACCGCGCTGGTGCGACGCGAGCTGCCCCTGCCGCCACGCAGCGGCATCAAGGTGCGCCCCGTGGACGGACGGGCCGGGGTGCGTGCGCTCCCTGACGGCCGCGCCGACCTCCTCGTCCTCGACGCGTACGACGACGGGCTGGTGCCGCCCGAGCTGCTGACCGCTCCGGCGCTGGCCGACGTGGCCCGCGTCCTGGCACCGACCGGCGTGGCGCTGCTCAACGTCGTCGACCGGGCTCCCTTCCCGGTGATCCGGTCGACCGTGGCCGGGCTGCGGGCGGTGCTGCCGCAGCTCGCGGCCGGGATGGAGCCCGCGACCCGGCGCGCGCGGCGCCCCGGGAACGTGCTCCTCCTGGCCGGGACCGGCCCGGTCCCCGTGGACGCCTGGCGCGCCCGCTCGAGCACCGGGCTGTCGCCGTACCAGGTGCTGGACGGCGCGCAGGTCTCGTCCAGCTTCGGCGGGGGGACTCCCGCTGCGGACCCCGACACGGCATGCTGA
- a CDS encoding dihydrodipicolinate reductase, producing the protein MRVIQWATGGVGRAAIEAVVKHPELELVGCWVHSAAKDGVDVGTIIGGPELGVAASSDREAVLAMEADAVVYAPLVPDPEEVAAILRSGKNVVTPVGWFYPHQRDRAVVEAAALEAGVSLHGTGLNPGGITELHPLVFSALSSAVTYVRGEEFSDIRTYDAPDVVRHIMMFGGTPEEASGGPMLGLLSGGFKQSVRMCLDVLGFSPDAEIRTSQEVAVATAPIDSPIGTIEPGRVAGQRFCWEAWVGETCVVRVAVNWLMGEEHLDPPWTFGPEGERFEVEVQGDPPAFVTIKGWQPETVEEGLLRNPGIVATAVHCVNSIPYVVAAPPGVQTYLDLPLVAGRAHPDLA; encoded by the coding sequence ATGCGTGTGATCCAGTGGGCGACCGGCGGCGTGGGACGAGCCGCGATCGAGGCCGTCGTGAAGCATCCCGAGCTCGAGCTGGTCGGGTGCTGGGTGCACTCCGCGGCCAAGGACGGTGTCGACGTCGGCACCATCATCGGCGGCCCGGAGCTCGGCGTCGCCGCCAGCTCCGACCGCGAGGCGGTGCTGGCGATGGAGGCCGACGCGGTCGTCTACGCACCCCTCGTGCCGGACCCCGAGGAGGTGGCGGCCATCCTGCGCTCGGGCAAGAACGTCGTCACGCCCGTGGGCTGGTTCTACCCCCACCAGCGGGACCGGGCCGTGGTCGAGGCCGCCGCCCTGGAGGCCGGGGTGTCCCTCCACGGCACGGGGCTCAACCCCGGCGGCATCACCGAGCTGCACCCGTTGGTGTTCTCGGCGCTCTCCTCGGCGGTGACCTACGTGCGCGGCGAGGAGTTCTCCGACATCCGCACCTACGACGCCCCCGACGTGGTGCGCCACATCATGATGTTCGGGGGTACGCCGGAGGAGGCGTCCGGCGGTCCGATGCTCGGGCTGCTCAGCGGCGGCTTCAAGCAGTCGGTGCGGATGTGCCTCGACGTGCTCGGCTTCTCCCCCGACGCCGAGATCCGCACCTCCCAGGAGGTGGCGGTGGCGACCGCCCCCATCGACTCCCCCATCGGGACGATCGAGCCGGGCCGGGTGGCCGGTCAGCGGTTCTGCTGGGAGGCCTGGGTGGGCGAGACCTGCGTGGTGCGGGTGGCGGTGAACTGGCTGATGGGCGAGGAGCACCTGGACCCGCCGTGGACCTTCGGGCCCGAGGGCGAGCGCTTCGAGGTCGAGGTGCAGGGCGACCCACCTGCGTTCGTGACGATCAAGGGCTGGCAGCCCGAGACCGTCGAGGAGGGGCTGCTGCGCAACCCCGGGATCGTGGCCACGGCCGTGCACTGCGTGAACTCGATCCCCTACGTGGTGGCGGCCCCGCCCGGCGTGCAGACCTACCTCGACCTGCCGCTCGTGGCGGGGCGCGCACACCCCGACCTGGCCTGA
- a CDS encoding DUF1330 domain-containing protein has protein sequence MSAYWVSSYLEIKDEAKLRAYAELAGPAIIGAGGRFLARGLPAATYEAGREERCVIIEFDSVEGAVACHDSTAYQEALTALGDGAVRDLRIVPGA, from the coding sequence ATGAGTGCCTACTGGGTCAGCAGCTACCTCGAGATCAAGGACGAGGCGAAGCTCCGGGCGTACGCCGAGCTCGCGGGTCCGGCCATCATCGGCGCCGGGGGCCGCTTCCTGGCGCGTGGCCTGCCGGCGGCGACGTACGAGGCGGGGCGCGAGGAGCGCTGCGTGATCATCGAGTTCGACAGCGTCGAGGGCGCGGTCGCCTGCCACGACTCCACGGCCTACCAGGAAGCGCTGACCGCGCTGGGCGACGGCGCCGTGCGCGACCTGCGGATCGTCCCGGGCGCCTGA
- a CDS encoding DUF305 domain-containing protein, producing the protein MTDSHERRMYLRFAAMIATSTTVMFVLTYTNAFAWEHVRWSEERFYMAVLMGGAMALVMLAFMRSMMYRNGRLNLVIVGVALALMAGGYTLSRSQALVDDTAYMRGMIPHHSIAILTSERAGIEDVRVRELADGIIVAQRKEIKEMDWLIADIDEHGPATTQEEAEQRPVPDFEGRALALERVRTAAEHVLARVPLRPEG; encoded by the coding sequence GTGACCGACTCCCACGAACGGCGGATGTACCTGCGCTTCGCCGCGATGATCGCCACCTCGACGACCGTGATGTTCGTGCTCACCTACACCAACGCCTTCGCATGGGAGCACGTGCGCTGGAGCGAGGAGCGGTTCTACATGGCGGTGTTGATGGGCGGCGCGATGGCGCTGGTGATGCTCGCCTTCATGCGCTCGATGATGTACCGCAACGGCAGGCTGAACCTGGTCATCGTGGGTGTCGCCCTCGCGCTGATGGCCGGCGGTTACACCCTGTCTCGCTCCCAGGCGCTGGTGGACGACACGGCCTACATGAGGGGCATGATCCCCCACCACTCCATCGCGATCCTGACCAGCGAGCGGGCGGGCATCGAGGACGTCCGCGTCCGTGAGCTGGCCGACGGGATCATCGTCGCGCAGCGCAAGGAGATCAAGGAGATGGACTGGCTGATCGCCGACATCGACGAGCACGGCCCCGCCACCACCCAGGAGGAGGCCGAGCAGCGGCCCGTGCCCGACTTCGAGGGCCGCGCCCTGGCGCTGGAGCGGGTCCGCACCGCGGCGGAGCACGTCCTCGCCCGTGTGCCGCTGCGCCCCGAGGGCTGA
- a CDS encoding NADH:flavin oxidoreductase/NADH oxidase family protein, with product MPRLSDPLTLPSGLTLPHRIAKAPMTENLADSDHQATPALEAVYRRWAAGAAGGLLVTGNLMVDRRYLERSRNVVADERLDVARLTRVREASGRSPLIAQLSHPGRQTNRFITGRPLAPSAEAGAVRMAGLFAKPRALEEGEIETIVAGFGASARRCEEAGFEGVQVHAAHGYLLAQFLSPYVNRRSDRWGGDLEGRSRALVEAVRAVRASTGDGFTVAVKLNSSDFRHGGFTEDDAEQVVRMLVEEGVDLVEISGGTYENPALFGEVDELSEERGPAGHKEAYFAGFARRVRETAGRVPVMLTGGIRTRATMEQLLEDGGVDLIGLGRPLAVDPDLTGRLLAGEDGRPLPRYTLPTVAGLAGESEWYETQIARMGRGKDPDPGLHAATAATRFIVGEAVRGLSGRRGRRG from the coding sequence GTGCCCCGACTCAGTGACCCGCTCACCCTGCCCTCCGGTCTGACGCTGCCGCACCGCATCGCCAAGGCGCCGATGACGGAGAACCTGGCGGACTCCGACCACCAGGCGACACCCGCCCTGGAGGCGGTCTACCGTCGCTGGGCCGCCGGTGCCGCTGGGGGCCTGCTGGTGACGGGGAACCTGATGGTCGACCGGCGCTACCTCGAGCGCAGCCGCAACGTGGTGGCCGACGAGCGCCTCGACGTCGCGCGCCTCACGCGGGTCCGGGAGGCCTCGGGCCGCAGCCCGTTGATCGCGCAGCTGAGCCACCCCGGTCGACAGACCAACCGGTTCATCACCGGCCGCCCGCTGGCGCCCAGCGCCGAGGCCGGCGCGGTGCGGATGGCCGGCCTCTTCGCCAAGCCGCGCGCCCTCGAGGAGGGTGAGATCGAGACGATCGTCGCCGGCTTCGGCGCCTCGGCCCGGCGCTGCGAGGAGGCCGGCTTCGAGGGGGTGCAGGTGCACGCGGCCCACGGCTACCTGCTGGCGCAGTTCCTGTCGCCGTACGTCAACCGCCGCAGCGACCGCTGGGGCGGCGACCTCGAGGGTCGCTCGCGGGCGCTGGTCGAGGCGGTGCGGGCGGTGCGCGCAAGCACCGGCGACGGCTTCACCGTCGCCGTGAAGCTGAACTCCTCCGACTTCCGGCACGGCGGATTCACCGAGGACGACGCCGAGCAGGTCGTGCGGATGCTGGTCGAGGAGGGCGTCGACCTGGTCGAGATCTCTGGCGGCACCTACGAGAACCCGGCGCTCTTCGGCGAGGTCGACGAGCTCTCCGAGGAGCGTGGCCCGGCCGGGCACAAGGAGGCCTACTTCGCCGGGTTCGCCCGGCGCGTGCGGGAGACCGCCGGACGGGTGCCGGTGATGCTCACCGGCGGCATCCGCACCCGCGCCACGATGGAGCAGCTGCTCGAGGACGGCGGGGTCGACCTCATCGGGCTCGGCCGGCCGCTGGCCGTCGACCCGGACCTGACCGGTCGGCTGCTGGCCGGGGAGGACGGTCGCCCACTGCCGCGCTACACCCTGCCCACGGTGGCGGGCCTGGCCGGGGAGTCGGAGTGGTACGAGACCCAGATCGCCCGGATGGGACGCGGCAAGGACCCCGACCCCGGGCTGCACGCCGCCACCGCGGCGACGCGCTTCATCGTCGGCGAGGCCGTGCGTGGTCTGTCCGGGCGGCGCGGCCGCCGGGGCTGA
- a CDS encoding hemolysin family protein codes for MTALLLLLAALLLVVACGVFVAAEFALVTVDRNKVDQLAADGDVGAVGVQRALRSLSTQLSGAQVGITLTNLGIGYLAEPAISSLIEDPLATAGVPDGAVTPIALALGLIISTILTMLFGELVPKNFAIALPLATARATQRPMRLFTAVNTYPIRFLNGAANALVRRLGIEPQEELRSARSSTELASLIARSADEGTLDADTAELMERSVEFGTRTAGEIMTPRMRTLSLELNDRAQAVIDLTRSSGHSRFPVLDEDDNVAGTVHVKHAVALPVHERTTTKVKHLMVRPIVVPDSLRLDPLLQLLREDGFQMAVVLDEYGGHAGIVTLEDVIEEIVGDISDEHDRLGSRGRQRRDGSWVLSGMLRPDEVEDLTGIELPEDESYDTVGGLVMRSLGKVPETGDIAEVPVPDRSDPDEPREQLAVLAVEHMDGLRVDRVSLRLLDTPTGGEDS; via the coding sequence ATGACCGCCCTGCTGCTCCTGCTCGCAGCCCTCCTGCTCGTCGTGGCCTGCGGTGTCTTCGTCGCGGCCGAGTTCGCGCTGGTCACCGTCGACCGCAACAAGGTCGACCAGCTGGCCGCCGACGGGGACGTCGGCGCGGTCGGTGTGCAGCGCGCGCTGCGCTCGCTCTCGACCCAGCTCTCCGGCGCCCAGGTCGGCATCACGCTGACCAACCTGGGCATCGGCTACCTCGCCGAGCCGGCGATCTCCTCGCTGATCGAGGACCCGCTCGCCACGGCCGGCGTGCCGGACGGCGCCGTGACGCCGATCGCGCTGGCCCTCGGCCTGATCATCAGCACGATCCTCACGATGCTCTTCGGCGAGCTGGTGCCCAAGAACTTCGCCATCGCGCTGCCGCTGGCGACCGCGCGCGCCACCCAGCGGCCGATGCGGCTGTTCACCGCGGTCAACACCTACCCCATCCGTTTCCTCAACGGCGCTGCCAACGCGCTCGTACGCCGACTGGGCATCGAGCCGCAGGAGGAGCTGCGCTCCGCGCGCAGCTCGACCGAGCTGGCCTCGTTGATCGCCCGCTCCGCCGACGAGGGCACCCTGGACGCCGACACGGCCGAGCTGATGGAGCGCTCCGTGGAGTTCGGCACCCGCACCGCGGGCGAGATCATGACCCCGCGGATGCGCACCCTCTCCCTGGAGCTCAACGACCGTGCCCAGGCGGTGATCGACCTGACCCGTTCCAGCGGCCACTCGCGGTTCCCGGTGCTCGACGAGGACGACAACGTCGCGGGCACGGTCCACGTCAAGCACGCGGTGGCGCTGCCGGTGCACGAGCGCACCACGACCAAGGTCAAGCACCTGATGGTGCGCCCCATCGTCGTCCCCGACTCCTTGCGCCTCGACCCGCTCCTGCAGCTGCTGCGCGAGGACGGGTTCCAGATGGCCGTGGTGCTCGACGAGTACGGCGGCCACGCGGGCATCGTGACCCTCGAGGACGTCATCGAGGAGATCGTCGGCGACATCTCCGACGAGCACGACCGGCTCGGCTCCCGCGGCCGTCAGCGCCGCGACGGCAGCTGGGTCCTCTCCGGCATGCTCCGCCCCGACGAGGTCGAGGACCTCACCGGCATCGAGCTGCCCGAGGACGAGTCCTACGACACCGTCGGCGGCCTGGTCATGCGCTCGTTGGGCAAGGTGCCCGAGACCGGCGACATCGCGGAGGTCCCCGTGCCCGATCGCAGCGACCCCGACGAGCCGCGCGAGCAGCTCGCGGTGCTGGCCGTCGAGCACATGGACGGCCTGCGGGTCGACCGGGTCTCCCTGCGACTGCTCGACACCCCGACCGGGGGTGAGGACTCATGA
- a CDS encoding IS110 family transposase, whose translation MKARDARVVIGMDPHKRSVTIEVMAADEEVLGGGRFGTDAAGFTSMLEYVTRWPDRVWAIEGCNGIGRHVAMRLIAEGHEVVDVPPKLSARARVFATGQGRKTDATDAHSVALVGTRMAGLRPVVHDEQLAVLRLLVDRRSSLGDDHTRMISQLHQLLLELIPGGAKKDLSAAQAKALLAKVRPRDTVGKARRRVAAELIADLERVYARKKAADKELKELLAATGTTLMDLHGIGPSGAARLLVEVGDITRFPNREHFASWNGTAPIDASSGDQVRHRLSRAGNRQINRVLHIMATVQLRNDTEGRAYFDRRKRDGKTSMEAMRALKRRLSNIVYRTMLDDAMRAKATGPGGQRGSDSDSSATGSQPPHRLFGQATPGPVSDQPRTPLPKVS comes from the coding sequence GTGAAGGCAAGAGACGCACGGGTCGTGATCGGGATGGACCCGCACAAGCGGTCGGTGACCATCGAGGTCATGGCCGCTGACGAAGAGGTCCTCGGCGGTGGCCGGTTCGGCACCGACGCCGCCGGCTTCACCTCGATGCTGGAGTACGTCACCCGGTGGCCAGACCGGGTCTGGGCCATCGAGGGCTGCAACGGCATCGGTCGCCACGTCGCCATGCGGCTGATCGCCGAGGGGCACGAGGTCGTCGACGTGCCGCCGAAGCTGTCGGCTCGCGCGCGGGTCTTCGCCACCGGTCAGGGACGCAAGACCGACGCCACCGACGCCCACTCCGTCGCGCTGGTCGGCACCCGGATGGCCGGGCTGCGTCCGGTGGTCCACGACGAGCAGCTCGCGGTGCTGCGGCTCCTGGTCGACCGCCGCAGCTCACTGGGCGATGACCACACGCGGATGATCTCCCAGCTCCACCAGCTGCTGCTGGAGCTGATCCCCGGTGGCGCGAAAAAGGACCTCTCCGCCGCGCAAGCCAAGGCGCTGCTGGCCAAGGTCCGTCCGCGCGACACCGTGGGAAAGGCACGCCGCCGCGTCGCCGCCGAACTCATCGCTGACCTGGAGCGGGTCTACGCGCGGAAGAAGGCCGCAGACAAGGAGCTCAAGGAGCTGCTCGCCGCGACGGGCACGACGTTGATGGACCTGCACGGCATCGGCCCCTCAGGAGCCGCGCGGCTGCTGGTCGAGGTCGGCGACATCACCCGCTTCCCTAACCGCGAGCACTTCGCGTCCTGGAACGGCACCGCACCCATCGACGCCTCCTCCGGTGACCAGGTCCGGCATCGGCTATCGCGGGCTGGCAACCGACAGATCAACCGGGTGCTGCACATCATGGCCACCGTCCAGCTGCGCAACGACACCGAAGGCCGCGCCTACTTCGACCGCCGCAAGCGCGACGGCAAGACCTCGATGGAAGCCATGCGTGCACTGAAGCGACGGCTCTCGAACATCGTCTATCGGACCATGCTCGACGACGCCATGCGAGCGAAGGCGACGGGCCCGGGAGGGCAACGAGGTAGCGACTCTGACTCCAGCGCGACCGGCTCACAACCCCCACACCGGCTCTTCGGACAAGCCACTCCGGGGCCCGTCTCCGACCAGCCTAGAACGCCCCTGCCGAAGGTGTCTTGA